Part of the Cuniculiplasma divulgatum genome, ACATTGGAAAGGATCTCCAGAAGAGAGATAAAATAATGACTGTGAAACGCAGGATAGGGTATGAGGAATTATCATCGTCAGCAGTAACAGAATTACCATATATACTCGAGAACATAGTTAAGGAGAATGAAAAAAAATATGTTGATTTCTTCAACAGGGCAGAATCAATTAACTCGCGAATGCATACTCTTGAACTTCTTCCAGGGCTTGGCAATAAAACAATGTGGTCAATCATCGATGAAAGAAAGAAGAAACCATTTGAATCCTTCAAGGATCTTACAGACAGGGTAAAGACGGTTCATCACCCTGAAAAGATGATAGCAGTTAGGATCGCGCAGGAAATTGACGGGAAGAATGAAAAATACAGGATTTTTGTTAAACAATGAAGCTCTATACTGAAAAATATGGTCAGGTCCTTTTGAGGGACAAAAATATTGCGCAGATAGAGATTTCAAATCTCGAAGAAGGGGAAAAAGTTCTTGAAATAGGTCCAGGGGAAGGATTCTTAACCCAGTTTCTCCTTGAAAAATATCCAAAAGTCACAGTTGTTGAGTCTGATCACAGATTTGCGGATATACTCAGTGTGAAGTTTTTTGATTATGTGGAACACGGGCAACTCGAAATTATTCACGGGGATTTCCTCGAATACGAAGGCCTGGTTCAGGATCAAATAATAGGAAATGTCCCCTATCATATTTCATCGAAAATTGTTCAGAAATTGTCGACGATGAAGTTCAACAAGGCTGTACTTATGTTCCAGAGTGAGTTCGCAACCACTCTTATGGCAAAGCCATCAACAAAGGAATATACCCGAATGACTGTTTTCGCCTATCTCAACTTCAACATTGAATTTATTAAGCTTGTTTCAAGGAACAGCTTTTCACCTATTCCAGGGGTGGATAGTGCAATAATATCTCTCAGGAACCATGATAATTTTCCCGATCTTGACTGGAATCTTGCAGAGACAAAACTGAGACAAATGTTCTCACAGAAGCGGAAGAAACTCAAAAATGTCATTGAGAACTGCCCTGTGCAATTTCAGGAGAATCGCATAGATCAGTTGCCCCCAGAATCTATTATAAACTTATTGCGAAATGAATAGCATTCCAGATTGAAACATGGATTATACTGATTGGATAGGAACAAGGTTCAAAAAAACGGAATCAAAAAAAGCCACATTATATTGAAATTTAATATAAAAATCTATTAGTCCAGTTTTTTATATAAGGGTTCTCTCTAATTTCAAATAAAAATTTAGGGTAATTACTCACTGAAAGGATCTGGTACTTTTAGTTTCAGAAGAACAACTGGTTTGCGGTTGTCTTCTATTTTGCATTGGTACAAAAGAATAAAATTAACTAGATGATTTGCACAAACAAGTTTTTCATTAGAGATTTTCACATAAATTGCTAAACTTTAAAAAACCAGCCAGCCCAGAACATACTTAGAATTAAAAATAAAAATTAATGTAATTAAAATAAAAATTATTGTTTAAATTTAATCGAAAGCGCATCCGCACTGTATTGCTTCTATTTCGCTCTCATGTTTTGTCCCACACTGGTGGCATTCAAAGGGTCCTTTTCCTGTTTCCATACTTATCATAAAATTAAGTAAAGTTTTAAGCATTTAAACTTTGCCACTCTTGAATTCGGCATTTGACTGACATATGATGCAATTGTG contains:
- a CDS encoding DUF655 domain-containing protein; translated protein: MEEYAFILDVLMQGRSTDHSYSRTPLVFGLGETEFKLLEMIPKEGAILTVGDRVYIGKDLQKRDKIMTVKRRIGYEELSSSAVTELPYILENIVKENEKKYVDFFNRAESINSRMHTLELLPGLGNKTMWSIIDERKKKPFESFKDLTDRVKTVHHPEKMIAVRIAQEIDGKNEKYRIFVKQ
- the rsmA gene encoding 16S rRNA (adenine(1518)-N(6)/adenine(1519)-N(6))-dimethyltransferase RsmA translates to MKLYTEKYGQVLLRDKNIAQIEISNLEEGEKVLEIGPGEGFLTQFLLEKYPKVTVVESDHRFADILSVKFFDYVEHGQLEIIHGDFLEYEGLVQDQIIGNVPYHISSKIVQKLSTMKFNKAVLMFQSEFATTLMAKPSTKEYTRMTVFAYLNFNIEFIKLVSRNSFSPIPGVDSAIISLRNHDNFPDLDWNLAETKLRQMFSQKRKKLKNVIENCPVQFQENRIDQLPPESIINLLRNE